One stretch of Fibrobacter succinogenes DNA includes these proteins:
- a CDS encoding fibro-slime domain-containing protein has protein sequence MRHLYLAFCVFGAFASSAFADLTVHVQSSYDVSSNLVPHLVLNSEQPDVSEKSSTLMVDEQSDMWYAFTWKKSLSDFKASDTFTIKWCSSTATSSATCSDFGDGITYNVRDFFDGSKEAWIYTVQATETFSKSFNEPGSKIVWFKSPWGNKALPQMIFEQDTVLMHYSEDADKCGWFYGAITQDMLAKYVLRTAHFNRFNAPWMSVPQDKKQIIDLENALKKDTVYVDGTEATPSVSNKMGTVGECFDKSRTLHVYNPWRNNSIYRDSTVYLTIDGVWQDSVAATGGNVAGPAATGLSFDADYKYWLSVTFPDSVVSSLAWKAPDAKVQITRSFKENIPITYFSNNKRPLAGDLFPSGVYEAWFFTSSKMGEVDISYAPLDRKVVRLLSPWKNTPTSFVVDANNDVVKMSAFSKDTCGWFEGIYYKHAADWKVYFKQSFGLEKYDMTGVIREGNEVEVLVNLDSLMSKHDTAWVYPSDKNKNYSRPDASSKYPVGRLGDCPHMKISAMLLDWAGESYHDSIDIDFGHTHSGNSYTQVIIDTATYRTCNSGDKIKGMVQQVLVDGRPARVDSTKFPWDKCAAGHEIDKWFKPEVVATVGGKEYTNSVCKDIELQLDDEGFWYADYTNESGDCNDPVSPGFFPLDDFEYLDAAKTIKNPKFDWNVEGYVNHGDGWKLDTCKHNYSYAMSVSASFKYVKGQYFEFRGDDDVWVFINNKLVVDIGGIHEKVEGSVDLDTLNLTEGREYPFHIFYAERNATGSNFKMRTSINLQKQNTYLPSIDDSKTNDITGILKLKMDAVAVSCDPSAQTDVEITEAPSIFYLDGGNFSEAAELSVGTNFGGIQINEDKAGFNINIDEIVKQRSLAPGKYTLYFFLESDMSLNDSYEFTIPEYPKPEIAFVDVFNPSTDGSLKKFDPTNKNLRGETIITGKNDTLMTHVRYPEMSYLEIVVTYMGNICTDCFVVLDLKPSNGNLTFYNEMDQQINTVETDETGRARFYVFGEGAVSGASFSVVGISGVKNTLKWDNINFKDPEVPLAKTGGIYDRNGDGIADSIYIPFEFGAFADHDLDAIAWNFGNKDWHEYSSIKDISDFIKNDSTVVFTAEKLIDSVYTGESKTIVDGNFRYHYVYYDAASASTQESETLYTKIQDKIGAIILEKPMLKIVSDKMVKVTIQLSEGCNNSSLGNPRFIELKGKNDEDISPTQYKVISVTPIDESDYYDLLFQKSPDLIVPEVGFKIRLIPGVLPDLSGNTPHKQNPWRRIEGEQPLETERPKVVTINPGMFTKDNPWPGDTNDVIPVRVDKELTLKEIIQQEGLPGVLVKFQLEDYATTQLFDAGNIKPGTPEYEKILSTVRVKWDIEFFSSLGQYVNWVKGEYACNDKKIFETDCIQDAGNMFFEWDAMSNKGRMVGTGVYIAKFKFKIFSDKDVVGKGEETFTFGIRRNDKYKTRTKKIK, from the coding sequence ATGAGACACCTGTATTTAGCTTTTTGTGTTTTCGGCGCTTTCGCGTCCTCTGCCTTTGCTGATTTGACTGTTCACGTACAGTCAAGTTATGATGTAAGCAGCAATTTGGTTCCACATCTTGTTCTTAATTCAGAGCAGCCCGATGTATCGGAAAAATCTTCTACCCTTATGGTGGATGAACAAAGCGATATGTGGTATGCTTTTACTTGGAAAAAGTCGCTTTCTGATTTTAAGGCTTCGGATACCTTTACCATTAAGTGGTGCTCTTCCACCGCGACAAGCTCTGCAACGTGCAGCGATTTTGGCGATGGCATTACTTATAATGTCCGTGATTTCTTTGATGGGAGTAAGGAAGCTTGGATTTATACGGTTCAAGCTACAGAAACGTTCTCGAAGTCCTTTAATGAACCTGGCTCAAAGATTGTCTGGTTCAAGAGTCCTTGGGGCAATAAAGCGCTCCCGCAGATGATTTTTGAGCAAGATACAGTTTTGATGCATTATTCGGAAGATGCTGATAAATGCGGATGGTTCTATGGCGCTATTACACAAGACATGCTCGCTAAATATGTGCTTCGTACGGCGCACTTCAATCGCTTCAATGCTCCTTGGATGTCTGTTCCTCAAGACAAAAAGCAGATTATTGATCTTGAAAATGCGCTGAAGAAAGATACTGTCTACGTGGACGGTACTGAGGCAACGCCTTCCGTTAGCAATAAGATGGGTACGGTCGGCGAGTGCTTCGATAAGAGCCGCACTTTGCATGTCTACAACCCGTGGCGCAACAATAGCATCTACCGCGATAGTACTGTTTATTTGACTATCGATGGTGTCTGGCAGGATTCTGTAGCGGCTACCGGAGGAAACGTTGCTGGCCCGGCTGCAACTGGCCTTTCTTTTGATGCAGATTACAAGTACTGGCTTTCCGTGACATTCCCGGATTCTGTCGTTTCTTCGCTGGCATGGAAAGCTCCAGATGCCAAGGTGCAGATTACCCGTAGCTTTAAGGAAAATATACCGATTACCTATTTCAGTAATAATAAGCGTCCTTTAGCTGGTGATTTGTTCCCGTCTGGTGTTTATGAAGCCTGGTTCTTCACAAGTTCTAAAATGGGTGAAGTGGATATTTCTTATGCGCCGCTGGATCGTAAAGTTGTGCGTTTGTTGAGCCCGTGGAAGAATACGCCGACTTCGTTTGTAGTCGATGCAAACAATGATGTCGTGAAAATGTCTGCTTTCTCGAAGGATACTTGCGGCTGGTTCGAAGGCATTTACTATAAGCATGCTGCGGATTGGAAGGTGTACTTCAAGCAGAGCTTCGGGCTTGAAAAGTACGATATGACGGGAGTTATCCGCGAGGGCAATGAAGTTGAAGTTCTGGTGAATCTTGATTCCTTGATGAGCAAGCACGATACGGCCTGGGTTTATCCGTCCGATAAGAACAAGAACTATAGCCGTCCGGATGCGTCTTCGAAATATCCGGTTGGCCGTCTTGGTGATTGCCCGCATATGAAGATTTCTGCAATGCTTTTGGACTGGGCCGGTGAAAGCTATCACGATAGCATTGATATTGACTTTGGCCATACTCATAGCGGTAACAGTTATACTCAGGTCATTATTGATACCGCTACATATCGTACTTGTAATTCCGGTGATAAAATTAAGGGAATGGTCCAACAAGTGCTTGTGGATGGACGCCCGGCTCGTGTGGATTCCACGAAGTTCCCGTGGGATAAGTGCGCTGCAGGCCATGAAATCGACAAGTGGTTTAAGCCGGAAGTCGTTGCAACTGTGGGTGGTAAGGAATATACGAACTCCGTATGTAAGGATATTGAACTCCAGCTTGATGACGAAGGTTTCTGGTATGCCGATTACACGAACGAATCTGGCGACTGCAATGATCCTGTAAGTCCTGGCTTCTTCCCGTTGGATGACTTTGAATATCTTGACGCGGCAAAGACCATTAAGAATCCCAAGTTCGACTGGAATGTCGAAGGCTATGTCAACCATGGCGATGGCTGGAAGCTTGATACCTGCAAGCATAACTATAGCTATGCGATGTCCGTTTCTGCAAGCTTCAAGTATGTAAAGGGTCAGTACTTTGAATTCCGTGGCGACGATGACGTGTGGGTCTTTATTAACAACAAGCTCGTCGTGGACATTGGCGGTATTCACGAAAAGGTGGAAGGCTCTGTTGACCTCGATACACTTAATCTCACCGAAGGCCGCGAATACCCGTTCCATATTTTCTATGCGGAACGCAATGCGACGGGTTCGAACTTCAAGATGCGTACTTCTATCAACTTGCAGAAGCAGAACACTTATCTTCCCTCGATTGACGATTCCAAGACAAATGATATAACTGGTATTCTCAAGTTGAAAATGGATGCTGTTGCAGTTAGCTGCGACCCGAGCGCTCAAACGGATGTCGAAATTACGGAAGCTCCTTCCATATTCTACCTCGATGGCGGTAATTTTTCCGAAGCGGCTGAATTGAGCGTTGGTACGAATTTTGGTGGTATCCAGATTAACGAAGATAAGGCTGGCTTTAATATCAATATCGATGAAATCGTGAAGCAGCGTTCGCTTGCTCCGGGTAAATACACGCTGTACTTCTTCTTGGAATCGGATATGAGCTTGAATGATTCCTATGAATTCACGATTCCTGAATATCCAAAGCCGGAAATTGCCTTTGTTGATGTATTCAATCCGTCGACTGATGGTTCTTTGAAAAAGTTTGATCCGACAAACAAGAACTTGAGAGGTGAAACAATTATCACGGGTAAAAACGATACCTTGATGACTCATGTGCGCTATCCAGAAATGAGTTACCTCGAAATCGTGGTGACATACATGGGTAACATTTGCACAGATTGTTTTGTCGTGCTAGACTTGAAGCCGAGTAATGGCAACTTGACGTTCTATAATGAAATGGATCAGCAGATCAATACCGTTGAAACCGATGAAACGGGACGTGCTCGATTCTATGTGTTTGGCGAAGGAGCTGTTAGTGGAGCCTCCTTTAGCGTCGTTGGCATTAGCGGTGTCAAGAATACGCTCAAGTGGGATAATATCAACTTCAAGGATCCTGAGGTTCCACTTGCGAAGACGGGTGGTATTTACGACCGCAATGGTGATGGTATCGCGGATAGTATTTATATACCGTTTGAGTTCGGTGCTTTTGCCGATCATGATTTGGATGCAATTGCCTGGAATTTTGGCAACAAGGATTGGCATGAGTATAGTTCCATTAAAGATATTTCAGACTTCATTAAGAATGATTCTACGGTTGTTTTTACCGCTGAAAAATTGATTGATTCTGTTTATACGGGTGAATCAAAGACTATTGTTGATGGTAATTTCCGCTACCACTATGTTTATTATGATGCAGCTTCCGCATCGACTCAGGAATCGGAAACGCTTTATACAAAGATTCAGGATAAAATTGGTGCCATTATCCTTGAAAAGCCGATGCTCAAGATTGTATCGGATAAGATGGTAAAGGTGACAATCCAGCTTTCGGAAGGTTGTAACAATTCATCCCTTGGTAATCCGCGCTTTATCGAGCTGAAGGGCAAAAATGACGAAGATATTTCGCCAACACAATATAAGGTCATTTCAGTGACTCCAATAGATGAAAGCGATTACTATGATTTGTTATTCCAGAAGAGTCCTGATTTGATTGTTCCTGAAGTGGGCTTCAAGATTCGCCTTATTCCGGGAGTTTTGCCGGATTTGAGTGGCAATACACCGCATAAACAGAATCCGTGGCGCCGTATTGAAGGCGAACAGCCGCTTGAAACGGAACGTCCGAAGGTCGTGACTATCAATCCGGGCATGTTTACTAAGGATAATCCGTGGCCGGGTGATACGAACGATGTTATTCCGGTTCGTGTAGATAAGGAACTTACGCTCAAGGAAATCATTCAACAGGAAGGCTTGCCTGGTGTTTTGGTCAAGTTCCAACTTGAGGATTATGCCACGACACAGTTGTTTGACGCCGGTAATATAAAGCCAGGCACTCCTGAATATGAGAAAATCTTGAGTACTGTCAGGGTAAAATGGGATATCGAATTCTTCTCAAGCCTTGGTCAATACGTGAACTGGGTGAAGGGCGAATACGCATGTAACGACAAGAAGATTTTTGAGACGGACTGTATCCAAGATGCGGGGAACATGTTCTTCGAATGGGATGCTATGAGTAACAAGGGTCGTATGGTCGGAACGGGCGTGTATATTGCCAAGTTCAAGTTCAAGATTTTCTCGGATAAGGATGTTGTGGGCAAGGGCGAAGAAACATTCACGTTCGGTATCCGTCGTAACGACAAATACAAGACTAGAACCAAGAAGATTAAATAG
- a CDS encoding fibro-slime domain-containing protein, with the protein MKHCCLGIAASLTLVASAWADLTIHLQSPFRNDATASSYTPHIVGGVTDYNPGFGAMSRTMMQSEGDDWYVYTWKGKTIADFQDWQDFEFKACPNTDDNNYNNNNCVSWTGGGKNRITSFFGTETEIWLYTDAAGKSYEKSFMAPGSKIVWFKSPWGNKVLPQLIFGTDSILMRFNEGDKDKCGWFYGALTPSMIASNPISVGYFTRYKAPWYVVPADRDSFVVFGSLFQTQDTVFVDGTVENPVASEKIGTPGECFDATRRLHIYHPWRTNSTYRDSTFFIKIDNNILNEPTGLSTEGEYKYWRHIDFADTLVGSSQWNSQGTFVQILRGKNDWPQHPYFPEMSRPRASELFPTGVYETWLYTSTSLETLDLVFYPPEPKVIRLKSPWENQSPSMIIESTNDVIKMGPLADTCGWYTGTVYKHATDWKVYFKQTFGMERYGGKGVVAELDNLDSLISLDSLMAKHDTVWVYPNPKQRYEPKDTTRYPGILGICPSLKISALVLDWAGESHEDSIDVDFGGIYGGNDYTTVVGLDQNGELTEFKTCGGHVPGMVQDTLVNGAPARVDSLVYPWSLCSAAHEIEKWFVPQVVAHDAAGREYKNGVCRDISLSLDEEGFWQADFTNEEGDCNDTINPGFYPIDDLEYLDSARTVRNPKFDWNVQGCRHNYSFAMKVSAQFRYVKGQYFEFRGDDDVWVFINNRLVVDIGGCHSPVEGGVNLDTIGKNDPSLKLIEGREYPFHIFFSERNATGSNFKMRTSINLQTQKTYYPVEEKTTDGTIKYTILQLLMDESISCDVSSTSKIDTMPAQSSFVLFGDDERIPSEGMELLPGSIAGINIDANMAGFVIDTVEIVRNRSLAPGSYMLQFSLASDPSQSSEVFFTVPAYPLPDIAFIDVFSGFEKPTAFDPTGISLRGLTFDGSVNDTLLTHVAYPDTVPLQVGVFYIASLCKDCFAALDLKTSFPISFLDEKKQRVNRLITDSTGVAKFYVVGDSSVTNASFEISGSGVANVITWKNIHFKEPPVPFASLGEAHDRNGDGVLDSIAVVFNKPFGETIPDTIAWSFGSDDWHTVASVENVTQLMRDEKSLSIYADSLLDKVFTGAAKDSYQGSFRYHYTYMDKETGQMAQLNLDGLAIEDRIGAILVDKPIVKPVGERINKLTVYISEATQVGVLNGTQFLEFKDRTGEMVDPMLLTVISISPNRNSNYYDVLFQKKDESMVLPEVGFMVRLIPGVLPDLQGNVPHVDNPWLRIEGEQRVGVESPGVVAIDPVDWAPEKWPHVNDVAPVRVDVTKKIDDIVAETGLPGELIKFDLSEVGKSLLMNSNGSRDSVLAKAKIKWEVEYFSTLGQFVNSQSGVVACNDKNVFGTDCVENPGNVFLMWDAHTSKGRWVGTGVYIAKLRFKIFQDDKVVGKTDDTFNFGVRRHGKK; encoded by the coding sequence ATGAAACACTGTTGTTTGGGTATTGCCGCCTCGTTGACATTAGTGGCCTCAGCATGGGCCGATTTGACAATTCATTTGCAGTCGCCATTCCGCAATGATGCGACGGCTTCAAGCTATACTCCGCATATTGTTGGTGGCGTAACGGATTATAATCCGGGTTTTGGCGCTATGTCCAGAACGATGATGCAGAGCGAAGGCGACGATTGGTACGTTTATACATGGAAGGGCAAGACGATTGCCGATTTCCAGGATTGGCAGGATTTTGAATTCAAGGCGTGCCCCAATACCGACGACAATAATTACAATAACAACAATTGCGTTTCGTGGACTGGCGGCGGGAAGAACAGAATTACGTCGTTCTTTGGTACCGAAACGGAAATTTGGCTTTATACGGATGCGGCGGGCAAGTCCTATGAAAAGTCTTTCATGGCGCCGGGTTCAAAGATTGTTTGGTTCAAGAGTCCGTGGGGCAACAAGGTCTTGCCTCAGCTTATTTTTGGTACCGATTCCATATTGATGCGTTTTAACGAGGGCGACAAGGATAAGTGCGGCTGGTTCTATGGCGCACTGACACCTTCCATGATTGCGTCCAACCCGATTTCGGTGGGGTACTTTACGCGTTACAAGGCGCCATGGTACGTTGTTCCTGCAGATAGGGATTCTTTTGTTGTCTTTGGATCGCTTTTCCAAACGCAAGACACGGTTTTTGTGGATGGTACGGTTGAAAATCCTGTGGCTTCTGAAAAGATTGGGACCCCGGGCGAATGCTTTGACGCAACGAGGCGTTTGCATATTTATCACCCGTGGCGTACGAATTCGACTTATCGCGACAGTACGTTCTTTATCAAGATTGATAATAACATTTTGAATGAACCGACGGGACTCAGCACCGAAGGCGAATACAAGTATTGGCGCCATATCGATTTTGCTGATACGCTTGTGGGGTCTTCGCAGTGGAATTCTCAGGGAACTTTTGTGCAGATTTTACGCGGAAAGAACGATTGGCCGCAACACCCGTATTTCCCGGAAATGTCGCGCCCGCGTGCAAGTGAGCTTTTCCCGACGGGTGTTTATGAGACATGGCTTTATACCTCGACTTCGCTTGAAACGCTTGATTTGGTGTTTTATCCGCCGGAACCTAAAGTTATCCGTTTGAAGAGCCCGTGGGAAAATCAGTCGCCGTCCATGATTATTGAGTCTACGAATGATGTCATCAAGATGGGGCCTCTTGCGGATACTTGTGGCTGGTACACGGGTACGGTTTACAAGCATGCAACGGACTGGAAGGTTTACTTTAAGCAGACCTTTGGCATGGAACGCTATGGCGGCAAGGGCGTTGTCGCAGAATTGGATAACCTTGATTCCTTGATTTCGCTGGATTCCTTGATGGCGAAGCACGATACGGTCTGGGTGTACCCCAATCCGAAACAGCGTTATGAGCCGAAAGATACGACGCGCTATCCGGGAATTCTTGGTATTTGCCCGTCGCTCAAGATTTCGGCACTTGTTCTCGATTGGGCCGGCGAATCGCATGAGGATAGCATAGATGTTGATTTTGGCGGCATTTATGGTGGTAACGACTACACGACTGTTGTTGGCCTCGACCAGAATGGAGAATTGACAGAATTTAAGACGTGCGGTGGCCATGTGCCAGGCATGGTGCAGGATACGCTTGTGAATGGCGCGCCTGCGCGTGTGGATTCCCTTGTCTATCCGTGGTCGCTGTGCTCGGCGGCGCATGAAATAGAGAAGTGGTTTGTTCCGCAAGTTGTGGCGCATGATGCTGCGGGCAGGGAATACAAGAACGGCGTTTGCCGTGACATCAGCCTTTCGCTTGATGAAGAAGGCTTTTGGCAGGCCGACTTTACGAACGAAGAAGGCGACTGCAACGATACGATCAATCCGGGATTCTATCCGATTGACGACTTGGAGTATCTGGATTCTGCAAGGACTGTGCGCAACCCGAAATTTGACTGGAATGTCCAGGGCTGCCGCCACAACTATAGCTTTGCGATGAAGGTTTCTGCGCAGTTCAGGTATGTGAAGGGGCAGTACTTTGAATTCCGTGGCGATGATGATGTGTGGGTGTTTATCAACAACCGCCTTGTTGTCGATATCGGCGGTTGCCATAGTCCTGTTGAAGGTGGCGTGAACCTGGATACAATCGGCAAGAACGATCCATCGCTCAAGTTGATTGAAGGTCGTGAATACCCGTTCCATATATTCTTCTCGGAACGCAATGCGACGGGTTCGAACTTCAAGATGCGCACGTCGATTAACTTGCAGACGCAAAAGACGTATTACCCGGTCGAAGAAAAGACAACGGACGGAACGATTAAATACACCATTTTGCAGTTGCTGATGGATGAATCGATCAGTTGCGATGTGTCGAGCACTTCGAAAATCGATACGATGCCTGCACAATCTTCGTTTGTGCTGTTCGGCGATGACGAGCGGATTCCGTCGGAGGGCATGGAGCTTTTGCCGGGATCTATTGCGGGTATCAATATTGATGCGAACATGGCTGGCTTTGTGATAGATACGGTGGAGATTGTGCGTAACCGTTCGTTGGCGCCGGGCTCGTACATGTTGCAGTTCTCCTTGGCTAGCGATCCGAGCCAGTCTAGCGAAGTGTTCTTTACGGTACCGGCGTACCCGCTTCCGGACATTGCGTTTATCGACGTGTTTAGCGGTTTTGAAAAGCCTACCGCGTTTGACCCGACTGGTATTAGCTTGCGCGGCCTGACCTTTGACGGCTCCGTAAACGATACGCTCCTTACGCATGTGGCGTACCCCGATACGGTTCCTTTGCAAGTGGGCGTGTTTTATATCGCGAGCCTTTGCAAGGACTGCTTTGCGGCTTTGGATTTGAAGACTTCGTTCCCGATCAGTTTCTTGGACGAAAAGAAGCAGAGGGTGAACAGGTTGATTACAGATTCGACGGGTGTAGCGAAGTTCTATGTCGTTGGCGATTCCTCGGTGACAAACGCAAGCTTTGAAATTTCTGGAAGCGGTGTCGCAAACGTTATTACGTGGAAGAACATCCACTTCAAGGAACCGCCTGTGCCGTTTGCAAGCTTGGGCGAAGCTCACGACCGCAATGGCGATGGCGTGCTCGATAGTATTGCTGTGGTGTTCAACAAACCGTTTGGCGAGACTATCCCTGATACGATTGCGTGGTCTTTTGGCAGTGACGATTGGCATACGGTCGCCTCTGTAGAAAATGTGACCCAGTTGATGCGTGATGAAAAGAGTTTGTCTATCTATGCGGATAGCTTGTTGGATAAAGTCTTTACGGGCGCCGCGAAGGACTCCTATCAAGGTTCCTTCAGGTATCACTATACGTACATGGACAAGGAAACGGGACAGATGGCGCAGCTCAACTTGGATGGGCTTGCGATTGAAGACCGTATAGGTGCTATTCTTGTGGATAAGCCGATTGTGAAGCCGGTTGGTGAACGCATAAACAAGCTAACGGTGTATATCAGCGAGGCGACGCAGGTGGGAGTGCTCAATGGAACGCAGTTCTTGGAATTCAAGGACAGGACCGGAGAAATGGTGGACCCGATGCTTCTCACGGTTATATCTATTTCACCGAATAGGAATAGCAATTATTATGATGTGCTGTTCCAGAAGAAAGATGAAAGCATGGTTCTTCCGGAAGTGGGCTTTATGGTGCGCCTGATTCCGGGTGTGTTGCCTGATTTGCAAGGGAACGTGCCGCACGTGGATAATCCGTGGCTCCGTATCGAAGGTGAACAGCGCGTTGGTGTGGAATCGCCGGGTGTTGTTGCGATTGATCCTGTAGACTGGGCTCCGGAAAAGTGGCCGCATGTTAATGATGTTGCTCCTGTCCGCGTTGACGTGACGAAAAAGATTGATGATATCGTGGCAGAAACAGGACTCCCAGGCGAGCTGATTAAGTTTGACTTGAGCGAAGTTGGAAAGTCTTTACTGATGAATTCGAATGGTAGCAGGGACTCTGTGCTTGCGAAAGCGAAAATCAAGTGGGAGGTGGAATACTTCTCGACGCTTGGGCAGTTTGTCAATTCGCAGAGCGGTGTCGTTGCCTGTAACGACAAGAACGTATTCGGTACGGACTGCGTGGAGAATCCGGGTAACGTGTTCTTGATGTGGGACGCTCACACAAGCAAAGGGCGCTGGGTCGGAACGGGTGTGTATATCGCGAAACTCAGGTTCAAGATTTTCCAGGATGATAAAGTTGTTGGAAAGACAGACGATACCTTTAACTTTGGCGTCCGCCGTCACGGCAAGAAATAA
- a CDS encoding ABC-F family ATP-binding cassette domain-containing protein, translating into MQVLLDGASMLVADHERVGLVGRNGCGKSTLFKMILGQECLDGGNIDIPKGYTIGYLQQHIKFTHPTVHEEACSVLKVNEDGWLEEHKVEAILFGLGFDEESMQKDPMLLSGGFQIRLNLAKVLASEPDMLLLDEPTNYLDIVSMRWLSRFLRAWKGEVLLITHDHHFMDEVCTHTVGIHRHKMRKVKGTVEKLRETIAEEEEVAMRTQENEQRKKEQLEKVIERFRYKAAKAAMVQSKIKAAAKLATGERLTHERNLDFNFKNAEFPGKRMLQIHGLHFAYKNEDGYGPELISDLEMEVFKGDRIAIIGPNGRGKTTLLNLIAKEFEPTQGTINYNPNLKINYFGQTNINRLNLENTVEEEIASAIADVSQKSRARSLAGLMMFSGDNAVKKVKVLSGGERSRVLLGKILANESNMLLLDEPTNHLDMESIESLIDALEDYDGTALVVTHDEELLHAFATRLIVFDGGKCRIFEGSYADFLEKVGWASEKKPGGANSANIKVSNIDVTDDKPVSSTPRTKEDRRARADYIAERSKVIKPLEKETARLEAEIAKAEAIGGELEAKLVAASESGDGNAITAIAKDMDDNKKLTEELYAAWEKASAELEAAKDKYKLD; encoded by the coding sequence ATGCAGGTCCTTTTGGACGGTGCTAGCATGCTTGTTGCCGACCATGAACGCGTCGGTCTTGTGGGTCGCAACGGTTGCGGCAAATCGACCCTTTTCAAGATGATTCTTGGGCAGGAATGTCTCGATGGCGGTAACATCGACATCCCGAAGGGCTATACGATTGGCTATTTGCAGCAGCACATCAAGTTCACGCACCCGACGGTTCACGAAGAAGCGTGCAGCGTGCTCAAGGTGAATGAGGACGGTTGGCTCGAAGAACACAAGGTCGAGGCGATTCTCTTTGGTCTTGGCTTTGACGAAGAGAGTATGCAGAAGGACCCGATGCTTTTGTCGGGCGGTTTTCAGATCCGTTTGAATTTGGCGAAGGTCTTGGCGTCGGAACCGGACATGCTTTTGCTGGACGAACCGACGAACTACCTGGACATTGTTTCCATGCGTTGGCTCAGCCGCTTTTTGCGCGCATGGAAGGGCGAAGTGCTTTTGATTACGCATGACCACCACTTTATGGACGAGGTCTGCACGCACACGGTGGGGATTCACCGCCACAAGATGCGCAAGGTCAAGGGAACGGTCGAAAAGCTGCGCGAGACGATTGCCGAAGAAGAAGAAGTGGCAATGCGCACGCAAGAAAACGAGCAGCGCAAAAAGGAACAGCTCGAAAAGGTTATTGAGCGTTTCCGCTACAAGGCGGCAAAGGCTGCGATGGTGCAGTCAAAGATTAAGGCTGCGGCAAAGCTTGCGACGGGCGAACGCCTTACGCACGAACGCAATTTGGATTTCAATTTCAAGAATGCGGAATTTCCGGGCAAGCGCATGTTGCAAATCCATGGATTGCATTTTGCGTACAAGAACGAGGACGGTTACGGCCCGGAGCTGATTTCGGATTTGGAAATGGAAGTGTTCAAGGGCGACCGCATTGCGATTATCGGCCCGAACGGTCGCGGTAAAACAACTCTTCTGAACTTGATTGCGAAAGAATTTGAACCGACCCAGGGTACAATCAATTACAACCCGAACCTCAAGATAAATTACTTTGGACAGACGAACATCAATCGCCTGAATCTTGAAAATACGGTCGAAGAAGAAATTGCATCGGCAATTGCGGATGTGTCGCAGAAAAGCCGCGCCCGTAGCCTTGCTGGGCTTATGATGTTCAGCGGCGATAACGCGGTGAAGAAGGTCAAGGTGCTTTCGGGTGGCGAACGCAGCCGTGTGCTGTTGGGCAAGATTTTGGCGAACGAAAGCAACATGCTTTTGCTTGACGAACCGACGAACCACTTGGACATGGAAAGCATCGAGAGCTTGATCGATGCGCTCGAAGATTATGATGGTACCGCACTTGTCGTGACGCATGACGAAGAACTTTTGCACGCTTTTGCGACGCGCCTCATCGTCTTCGACGGTGGTAAGTGCCGTATCTTCGAAGGCTCTTACGCGGACTTCCTTGAAAAGGTTGGCTGGGCTTCTGAAAAGAAGCCGGGCGGCGCGAACTCTGCAAACATCAAGGTCTCGAATATCGACGTCACGGACGATAAGCCTGTAAGCTCGACGCCGCGCACCAAGGAAGACCGCAGGGCGCGAGCAGACTACATTGCCGAACGCAGCAAGGTCATCAAGCCGCTTGAAAAAGAAACCGCACGCCTCGAAGCCGAAATTGCAAAGGCCGAAGCGATTGGCGGCGAACTCGAAGCAAAGCTCGTTGCCGCTTCGGAATCTGGTGATGGCAACGCCATTACCGCCATTGCAAAAGACATGGATGACAACAAGAAGCTGACCGAAGAGCTTTACGCCGCCTGGGAAAAGGCAAGTGCCGAACTTGAAGCTGCGAAAGATAAGTACAAATTAGATTAG